A portion of the Simkania negevensis Z genome contains these proteins:
- a CDS encoding Fic family protein produces MSVTAVPEKAIQFLNESNRIEGINEIDYHDPRYQDPSKGHFGAFIISQQEGAAQTPLTHKMIRSWQALLGREQREHTGDHIGEEEIGHIRGPNLQKNVRIGKHIPPEWKFVPLYLQNFIEDVNADLRANHETYHKDDTAYARFAATYFLRFERIHPFGDGNGRTGRLLANYFAAYCGREILVFPSEYSMRNRYIEAHESDQAMTDYFYKRMQ; encoded by the coding sequence ATGTCAGTCACAGCAGTGCCAGAAAAAGCTATTCAATTCTTAAATGAAAGCAACCGAATTGAAGGAATCAATGAGATTGATTACCACGATCCTCGCTATCAAGATCCCAGTAAGGGCCATTTTGGGGCTTTTATAATTTCACAGCAAGAAGGAGCTGCGCAAACACCGCTTACACATAAGATGATTCGCAGCTGGCAAGCCCTTTTGGGAAGAGAACAACGAGAACATACGGGTGATCATATCGGCGAGGAAGAAATCGGACATATTCGAGGACCTAACCTGCAAAAGAATGTCCGTATTGGTAAGCACATCCCACCTGAATGGAAATTTGTTCCCCTGTATCTTCAAAACTTTATTGAAGATGTGAATGCAGACTTGAGAGCTAACCATGAAACGTATCACAAAGACGATACTGCTTATGCCCGATTTGCAGCTACCTACTTCTTGCGCTTTGAACGGATTCATCCTTTTGGGGATGGGAATGGCCGCACGGGACGTTTGCTTGCAAACTATTTTGCTGCCTATTGTGGTCGTGAAATTTTAGTTTTTCCATCGGAATATTCTATGCGCAATCGTTATATCGAAGCCCATGAATCAGACCAAGCAATGACCGATTATTTTTACAAACGTATGCAATAA
- a CDS encoding glycosyltransferase family 2 protein produces MISATILTKNSEETLSTCLKALEGFNEVIVLDTGSTDLTLDIAQTFSNVKVFEAPFEGFGPLHNLAAEHATSDWILSLDSDEVLSDELSKEILALNLKPDCVYSFPFHNYFNGKHIRGCGWFPDRHIRLYNKTATQFSDDYVHEKILTKGLKEVKLTHAVKHYSYRSISDFLKKMENYSSLYAQQNRQKKSSSLLKALLKSSYTFFKSYFLQKGFLDGREGFIISNYNAQTTFYKYLKLEELNLSDATLSTLSPRRKR; encoded by the coding sequence GTGATCTCAGCTACAATTCTGACCAAAAACTCAGAAGAGACCCTTTCGACCTGTCTCAAGGCTCTAGAAGGGTTTAACGAAGTCATCGTCCTCGATACAGGGTCGACGGATCTGACGCTGGATATTGCTCAGACCTTTTCCAATGTTAAAGTGTTTGAAGCTCCTTTCGAAGGGTTTGGCCCACTCCACAATCTAGCTGCAGAGCACGCGACAAGCGACTGGATTCTCTCACTCGATAGCGATGAAGTTTTGTCAGACGAACTCTCAAAGGAAATCCTTGCTCTGAACCTCAAGCCTGACTGCGTGTACTCCTTTCCCTTTCACAATTATTTCAATGGGAAGCACATTCGAGGTTGCGGCTGGTTTCCCGACAGACACATTCGCCTTTATAACAAAACAGCAACCCAGTTTTCCGATGATTACGTTCATGAAAAGATCCTCACAAAAGGTCTAAAAGAAGTAAAGCTAACCCATGCCGTTAAACACTATTCTTATCGCTCAATTTCAGACTTCTTGAAGAAAATGGAAAATTACTCGTCTCTCTATGCACAGCAAAATAGACAAAAAAAGTCTTCTTCTCTCCTTAAAGCCCTTTTAAAAAGCTCCTATACATTTTTTAAGTCTTACTTTCTCCAAAAAGGGTTTTTAGATGGACGTGAAGGATTCATCATCTCAAATTACAACGCACAAACGACATTTTACAAATATCTAAAACTTGAAGAGTTGAACCTTTCAGATGCTACTCTCTCTACTTTATCACCGCGTCGGAAACGGTAA
- a CDS encoding toprim domain-containing protein: MIIDLMSHLGITPIKASTRSGGIFHSQCPECGGKDRFTIWAGQNRYWCRRCNRKGDEVQFYQDFMGLSWTEAKQKVGLFSDLILKSRTFQKYPSPYYTEPAIAPKLSWKRKMATLIEHTHQRLIDDPIALQGLYKRGLTDATITQNLLGFLGAGCEIKSFESNTIWLPEGYIIPLFGNDGFPFRLKIRKIKDSCTKGKYYYVPGGASNWSGIFGNTNHDIVVLVESEFDAMLIQQEAWEYCCCVALGGCSHRPDMQTYFWLKRKQKILFALDFDEAGKKVYPKWKSGFTKLIPHPVPLGKSPEEAFVKHNIDLKKWISKCSSN; this comes from the coding sequence ATGATTATCGATTTAATGAGCCATCTGGGAATAACTCCCATAAAAGCATCTACAAGAAGTGGAGGGATATTCCACTCACAATGCCCTGAGTGTGGGGGCAAAGACCGGTTCACAATTTGGGCAGGTCAAAATCGCTATTGGTGCCGAAGATGTAATCGAAAAGGCGATGAAGTTCAGTTTTACCAGGATTTCATGGGATTATCTTGGACGGAAGCAAAACAGAAAGTAGGCCTCTTTTCAGATCTAATATTAAAATCCAGAACTTTTCAAAAGTACCCTTCCCCTTATTATACAGAACCAGCAATCGCTCCAAAGCTTTCTTGGAAAAGAAAAATGGCAACGCTGATAGAACACACCCATCAACGACTGATAGATGACCCTATAGCTCTCCAAGGCCTTTATAAGAGAGGTTTAACTGACGCTACAATCACACAGAACTTACTGGGATTCCTTGGAGCAGGATGCGAAATCAAAAGCTTTGAAAGCAACACTATTTGGTTGCCTGAAGGATATATTATTCCCCTTTTTGGAAATGACGGATTCCCCTTTCGGCTAAAAATTAGAAAAATTAAAGACTCTTGCACCAAAGGCAAATATTATTATGTTCCAGGGGGAGCTAGTAACTGGTCAGGCATTTTTGGTAACACAAATCACGATATAGTGGTCTTAGTTGAGTCAGAATTTGATGCTATGCTTATACAGCAAGAAGCTTGGGAATATTGTTGTTGCGTAGCCTTAGGAGGATGCTCCCACCGCCCCGATATGCAAACCTACTTTTGGCTAAAACGAAAGCAAAAAATCTTGTTCGCTCTTGATTTCGACGAGGCTGGCAAAAAGGTCTATCCCAAATGGAAGTCCGGTTTTACAAAGCTCATTCCCCACCCAGTTCCTTTGGGGAAAAGTCCTGAGGAAGCTTTCGTGAAGCATAATATAGACTTAAAAAAATGGATTTCAAAATGTAGTTCTAACTAA
- a CDS encoding transposase translates to MAGFKCLSDEQWQLIEGLMDHTFPLERGTPRSDLRKTWNSILFILTRGCRWADLPTDSSLFIPRSTAHKWLKQWSVEGVFDKVMSGLLQIAIMEGKVDLSQVAVDGSFSPRSRRRGKS, encoded by the coding sequence ATGGCAGGATTTAAGTGTTTATCAGATGAACAATGGCAACTCATTGAAGGTCTTATGGACCATACTTTTCCTTTGGAGAGAGGAACTCCTCGAAGTGATCTACGCAAAACCTGGAATTCAATACTCTTTATCTTAACGAGAGGATGTCGTTGGGCGGATCTTCCGACAGATTCCTCTCTTTTTATCCCTCGTTCTACAGCTCACAAATGGTTAAAGCAATGGAGTGTTGAAGGAGTTTTTGATAAGGTGATGAGTGGGCTATTACAGATAGCAATAATGGAAGGAAAAGTTGATCTTTCTCAAGTAGCTGTGGACGGTTCTTTTTCCCCCCGCTCCAGGAGGAGGGGAAAAAGTTGA
- a CDS encoding tyrosine-type recombinase/integrase, with product MMSTQGHLRKRVNKSGKARYQMIVEVWKQGKKLYKAKTFSTEKEARKWASQAYYEIEKGILDQEGLKRRIFRDAANKYVEEVLPHKPKNARNVKQHLEWWSKQIGHLDIKEVKPSIVAKYRDLLLKEQIRPDKQRSPATVVRYLSSLSALFEAAIKEWHWIEKNPVRQIRKPSVSNSRTRFLSMEECQRLIAACKESKNPYLYSVVVIALSTGMRKGEILNLRWQDIDFEKRLITLEETKNGKVRYVPIVKVALQVLQSLFEEDCVSDFSYNIFPSLNVNRQLDIRTAWRFALKRAAISDFTFHSLRHSCASFLAQSGATQRDIAEILGHSDLRMTFRYSHLSAKYLEETLERASEQFIEKGLQGEM from the coding sequence ATGATGTCAACACAAGGACACCTAAGAAAAAGGGTAAATAAATCTGGCAAAGCTCGTTATCAGATGATCGTTGAGGTTTGGAAGCAAGGAAAGAAACTTTACAAGGCAAAGACGTTTTCTACAGAGAAGGAGGCTCGTAAATGGGCTAGTCAGGCCTACTACGAGATTGAAAAAGGAATTCTTGATCAGGAAGGACTGAAGCGTAGAATTTTTCGCGATGCAGCAAATAAGTATGTCGAAGAAGTTCTTCCTCATAAGCCAAAAAATGCTAGGAATGTCAAGCAACACCTTGAGTGGTGGTCAAAGCAAATTGGGCATCTCGACATCAAGGAGGTTAAGCCCAGCATTGTTGCCAAGTACCGTGATCTACTGCTAAAGGAACAAATTCGACCAGATAAACAACGCTCTCCAGCAACTGTAGTGCGTTATCTTAGCTCTCTTTCAGCTCTTTTTGAAGCTGCAATAAAAGAATGGCATTGGATCGAAAAAAATCCAGTACGTCAAATCCGTAAGCCATCAGTTTCTAACTCTCGAACTCGTTTTCTTTCCATGGAAGAATGTCAAAGACTTATTGCAGCATGTAAAGAGAGCAAAAATCCCTATCTCTACTCAGTAGTTGTAATAGCTCTTTCTACCGGAATGAGAAAGGGGGAGATTCTCAATCTTAGATGGCAAGATATCGACTTTGAAAAAAGACTCATCACTCTCGAAGAAACAAAAAACGGAAAGGTTAGGTACGTTCCTATTGTCAAGGTAGCTCTGCAAGTTCTTCAGTCTTTATTTGAAGAAGACTGTGTGAGTGACTTCTCCTACAATATCTTTCCCAGTCTTAATGTAAATCGACAGCTTGATATCAGAACTGCTTGGCGTTTTGCCTTGAAAAGAGCTGCGATTTCAGACTTTACTTTTCATTCACTTAGGCATAGTTGTGCCAGTTTTTTAGCGCAAAGCGGAGCCACTCAAAGAGATATAGCAGAAATTTTAGGTCACTCTGATTTACGTATGACATTTAGATATAGTCATTTAAGCGCGAAATATCTTGAAGAAACTCTTGAGCGAGCTAGTGAACAGTTTATCGAGAAAGGGCTTCAGGGTGAAATGTAG
- a CDS encoding YfjI family protein, whose product MKAILPKSRNTVIDEEFLDRQNELVKLHEPKSNIPLPLKRELSPCQPYPFKALGKILGPPAKRLHEIIKAPDSICGTSLLSVGALLAQAHGDIHIDGRVHPLSLFLLSVAESGSRKSAVEKIALEPVRNYERTMFQNYEIQNEEFKNRLDMWKKRRSSILRMEGNQKEIEHELSQLGKEPEPPLLPHLLLEEPTYEGLVKLLAIGQPSIGLFSDEGGRMLGGHGMNPENELKTACGLSSLWDGRNISRIRSSDDNFNLYGRRFSTHLMMQEVVLSRVLKSNVMMEQGLFARCLTCFPNSNAGDRAYAEIDISSDETIRAYYNHVNQLLNNPFPLASDKIPNELKPCPIYLKPEAKKLWVVFHDETDSELVKDGTLYSIRRMANKAPEQALRIAGILTLIENPDANSISADTMSNAIQLVKFYMNEACRISELESINPDLELAQALLNWMKKKALKADGEKLFSLQEVYQRGGPKDIRNVATAKKILGILESHQQIIKEGQYWRVNIVPR is encoded by the coding sequence ATGAAAGCTATATTACCAAAATCTCGAAATACTGTCATTGATGAGGAATTTCTTGATCGGCAAAATGAACTCGTAAAATTGCATGAACCAAAAAGCAATATTCCTCTTCCACTTAAAAGGGAACTCTCCCCATGTCAACCCTACCCATTTAAAGCATTAGGCAAAATTTTGGGCCCGCCAGCAAAACGTCTTCATGAAATCATAAAAGCCCCAGACTCAATTTGTGGAACAAGCCTTCTTTCTGTTGGAGCTCTTTTAGCACAAGCTCATGGAGATATACATATTGATGGGAGAGTACACCCTCTTTCTCTTTTTCTTCTTAGTGTTGCAGAAAGTGGCTCGAGAAAAAGTGCTGTAGAAAAAATCGCGCTTGAACCTGTTCGTAATTATGAAAGAACGATGTTCCAAAACTATGAAATTCAAAATGAAGAGTTCAAAAATCGCTTAGACATGTGGAAAAAGCGGAGAAGCAGCATTCTAAGAATGGAAGGTAATCAGAAAGAAATTGAGCACGAACTTTCCCAGCTTGGAAAAGAGCCAGAACCACCTCTTCTACCCCATTTACTCCTAGAAGAACCCACATATGAAGGACTTGTAAAACTCTTGGCAATTGGACAACCTAGCATCGGCTTATTTTCAGATGAAGGAGGACGTATGCTTGGAGGCCATGGTATGAACCCGGAGAATGAGCTTAAAACTGCATGTGGTCTCTCATCTCTTTGGGATGGGCGAAATATTTCTAGGATTCGAAGCTCAGATGACAATTTCAATCTCTATGGCAGACGTTTTTCCACTCATCTCATGATGCAAGAAGTTGTGCTCTCCAGAGTTCTCAAGAGCAATGTAATGATGGAGCAAGGGCTATTTGCTAGATGTTTAACTTGTTTCCCTAATTCCAACGCTGGCGATCGAGCTTATGCTGAAATAGATATTTCGTCAGATGAGACAATCCGGGCTTATTATAATCATGTTAATCAGCTCCTAAATAACCCTTTCCCTCTTGCATCTGACAAAATACCTAATGAACTTAAACCATGCCCCATTTATTTAAAGCCTGAAGCTAAAAAATTATGGGTAGTCTTTCATGATGAAACTGATTCAGAGCTAGTTAAGGATGGAACTCTTTATTCCATTCGCAGAATGGCAAACAAAGCCCCAGAGCAAGCTTTGCGCATCGCAGGAATTTTAACTTTGATAGAAAACCCTGATGCCAACTCTATCTCCGCTGATACCATGTCTAACGCAATTCAGCTTGTTAAATTTTACATGAATGAAGCCTGCCGAATTTCAGAACTAGAATCTATAAACCCAGATTTAGAGTTAGCTCAAGCTCTTTTAAATTGGATGAAAAAGAAAGCTCTAAAAGCAGATGGAGAAAAACTTTTTAGTCTCCAGGAAGTTTATCAACGAGGTGGGCCAAAAGATATTCGTAATGTTGCAACAGCCAAGAAGATTCTTGGCATTCTCGAATCACACCAACAAATTATTAAAGAAGGCCAATACTGGAGGGTCAATATAGTACCGCGCTAA
- a CDS encoding amino acid permease, whose product MKKKQLGMWMLTALVVGNMIGSGVFLLPASLAQYGTVTIFSWIGTAIGAMLLALVFAKLCTLFPKTGGPYIYCKEGFGNFVGFQVAYNYWIYMWVGNAAIAVAFTGYLSTFWPELTANNLLAFFVTAGAVWLFSIVNIIGVHFAGTFQLILTILKFVPLILIAIIGIFFIEGKNLQFFNVSTEPSFRAFSSGAMLTLWAFLGMESASIPADDVKDPEKNIPRATILGTGLAAIVYILSTIAIMGVIPVPQLKESAAPFADLAGKIFGGWGRYVMGAAAVISCLGALNGWILLQGQIPLAAAKDRLFPKKFSHVSKSRSPVFGILTSSVLVTLLLVLNFNKNLVDQFTFIISLATLAAIIAYLYTSVAEFVIYIKHPDKVDKASVAKSLTIAGLAFLYTFWMIISAGQEIVFYGVLLLFSSIPIYGWMEWKKYQKQFIG is encoded by the coding sequence TTGAAAAAGAAACAGCTAGGAATGTGGATGCTCACGGCGCTTGTCGTGGGAAACATGATCGGATCGGGTGTATTTTTATTGCCCGCTTCACTTGCTCAGTATGGAACTGTGACGATCTTCAGTTGGATTGGAACAGCCATCGGAGCGATGCTGTTAGCGCTTGTCTTTGCGAAACTTTGTACCCTTTTTCCAAAAACAGGGGGCCCCTATATCTATTGTAAAGAGGGGTTTGGCAATTTCGTTGGGTTTCAAGTCGCTTATAATTACTGGATCTATATGTGGGTGGGTAATGCGGCCATTGCAGTGGCATTTACTGGGTATTTGAGCACCTTTTGGCCAGAACTTACAGCAAATAATTTACTCGCGTTTTTTGTGACGGCAGGAGCCGTCTGGCTTTTTTCCATTGTCAACATTATTGGGGTTCACTTTGCGGGAACCTTTCAGCTCATTTTGACAATCCTGAAGTTTGTTCCCTTGATATTGATTGCGATTATTGGGATTTTCTTTATTGAAGGGAAAAACTTGCAGTTTTTCAACGTCAGCACCGAACCTAGCTTTAGGGCTTTTTCAAGTGGGGCTATGCTCACTCTTTGGGCGTTTTTGGGAATGGAGTCTGCTTCGATCCCAGCAGATGATGTCAAAGATCCTGAAAAAAACATCCCTAGAGCAACGATTCTTGGAACGGGGCTCGCCGCTATCGTTTACATCTTGAGTACCATTGCAATTATGGGAGTCATTCCAGTTCCCCAGCTTAAAGAGTCGGCTGCACCATTTGCAGATCTTGCCGGCAAAATTTTTGGCGGATGGGGAAGATATGTTATGGGAGCTGCAGCTGTGATTTCATGCTTGGGAGCCTTGAACGGATGGATTTTACTACAAGGACAGATTCCCCTTGCGGCTGCAAAAGATCGCCTTTTTCCCAAGAAGTTTAGTCACGTCTCGAAAAGCCGATCTCCCGTTTTCGGGATTCTGACTTCTTCAGTTCTCGTGACACTATTACTGGTCTTGAACTTTAACAAAAATCTCGTTGATCAATTTACGTTTATCATTTCTCTAGCGACATTGGCGGCAATTATTGCCTACCTCTATACAAGTGTTGCTGAGTTTGTGATCTATATCAAACATCCAGACAAAGTCGATAAAGCCAGCGTGGCAAAATCACTTACCATTGCAGGTCTTGCTTTTCTTTATACCTTCTGGATGATAATCAGCGCCGGACAAGAGATTGTTTTCTACGGAGTTCTTCTCCTCTTCAGTAGTATCCCAATCTATGGATGGATGGAGT
- a CDS encoding guanosine monophosphate reductase — protein MAKNQEFSRGYTFDDVCLVPQFNNVPSRTEPSLESWLTKNRKVGIPLLCSNMDTAISTDLAEILVQAGSVPIYHRFTANSNDQRTWVKKWKNQTFVSCGVREDHLELVSELLNLGAAGVCVDVAHGHSQQMLGFVEKLKKAHPNKEVIAGNVCTPMAYHDLVNAGADAVKVGIGPGAACTTRVITGFGVPQFTAIYECAQIAEKLRVPLIADGGIRTSKDVVLALAAGASTVMIGKLFALTEESAAEKRPGASGKEAKYRGQASEDFQTDFYGGLKEKTVAEGVDFWAPVSGSAQKLLDNLLGGLRSGLTYGGARNIKELQRKAEFMAVSSTYVKESFPRPGG, from the coding sequence ATGGCAAAGAACCAAGAATTCAGTAGAGGTTATACTTTTGATGATGTGTGCCTTGTTCCGCAATTTAACAATGTCCCCTCTAGAACAGAGCCTTCTCTTGAATCATGGCTAACTAAGAACCGGAAGGTTGGAATTCCTCTTCTTTGCTCCAATATGGATACAGCGATTAGTACAGATTTAGCTGAGATTTTGGTACAAGCTGGTTCGGTTCCGATTTATCACCGATTTACAGCGAATTCCAATGATCAGCGTACATGGGTCAAAAAATGGAAAAATCAAACATTTGTTTCTTGTGGCGTTCGTGAAGATCACCTAGAGCTTGTGAGTGAACTGCTTAATCTTGGAGCTGCAGGAGTTTGCGTGGATGTAGCGCACGGCCATTCTCAGCAGATGCTGGGATTCGTCGAAAAGTTGAAAAAGGCACATCCAAATAAAGAGGTGATTGCAGGCAACGTCTGCACACCGATGGCTTATCACGACCTCGTGAATGCAGGGGCAGATGCTGTGAAGGTGGGGATTGGCCCTGGTGCGGCTTGTACGACCCGAGTCATTACAGGCTTTGGAGTGCCCCAGTTTACTGCAATTTACGAGTGTGCTCAGATCGCTGAAAAGCTTCGAGTTCCACTCATTGCTGACGGAGGTATTCGTACGAGCAAAGATGTCGTTTTAGCTTTAGCTGCAGGCGCCAGCACAGTCATGATTGGCAAGCTGTTTGCTTTGACAGAGGAGAGTGCTGCAGAAAAACGGCCTGGAGCAAGTGGAAAAGAAGCTAAATATCGGGGTCAAGCAAGCGAAGATTTCCAGACAGATTTTTATGGAGGTCTGAAAGAAAAGACCGTTGCAGAAGGAGTTGATTTTTGGGCGCCTGTGAGTGGATCTGCTCAAAAATTGCTTGATAACTTACTTGGAGGCTTGCGCAGCGGCCTCACATATGGCGGTGCGCGCAATATTAAAGAATTACAACGTAAAGCTGAATTCATGGCAGTTTCTTCAACCTATGTGAAAGAAAGCTTTCCGAGACCGGGAGGTTAA
- a CDS encoding Fic family protein — MTQQLPMEFYQQRAEELNALFNGYLDKVSQEKGIPKQQAFEEFFQMVRDAASKTPSVDFERVSSIPPSGFERVNEVPRVAVLRETSDISSLETLMKDVSLKDSRCIKSFKGVSTQRGIEAMDFMIRSGSLSKEEILEIHNFLIHDPNALREFLTLNGESPDAQNAQFELFLSIMNLNILNYSGKNLISEILNFAFSPIRFEWIQLQDMDINPVFHRQLLDYESSIRSKDIRNDIATLETSDPGSYDAWMRARMGGSSTITTSSSVQQDAQNQWLKAEEKMATKAQASGKVSFDTVRVIHATLTAKDGDVQNPGEVRNRRAKSSLAHQEYPTHCHNLDEKAQGYGLWLDTQLKSCERGDKSVILTAAQAYQRLVSIHPFENGNGRISRLMMDFVLERFGLPPAALGKNVLDAVYALDSKKPEAGEAFVLKVFQGVQTSHKTINGK; from the coding sequence ATGACTCAACAACTGCCTATGGAATTTTACCAACAGAGAGCAGAAGAACTAAATGCTCTTTTCAATGGATACCTAGACAAAGTTAGCCAAGAAAAAGGAATCCCCAAACAACAAGCCTTTGAAGAATTTTTCCAGATGGTACGAGATGCAGCATCAAAAACGCCCTCCGTCGACTTCGAGCGAGTCTCAAGCATTCCTCCTTCTGGCTTTGAAAGAGTCAACGAAGTTCCTAGGGTAGCAGTCTTAAGAGAAACATCGGATATTTCAAGTCTTGAAACACTGATGAAAGATGTCAGTTTGAAAGACAGTCGCTGCATTAAAAGCTTTAAAGGGGTATCAACCCAAAGAGGCATTGAAGCGATGGACTTTATGATTCGATCAGGTAGTCTAAGCAAAGAGGAAATCTTAGAAATTCATAATTTTCTTATCCACGATCCAAACGCTTTGAGGGAGTTTCTTACATTAAATGGAGAAAGTCCTGATGCCCAAAATGCTCAATTTGAACTTTTTCTATCGATTATGAACTTGAACATACTTAATTACTCAGGAAAGAACCTAATTAGTGAAATTTTAAATTTTGCCTTCTCACCAATACGTTTCGAGTGGATCCAATTACAAGATATGGATATTAATCCAGTGTTTCATAGGCAGCTGCTTGACTACGAATCTTCTATTCGTTCCAAAGATATTAGAAACGATATCGCAACTTTAGAAACATCCGATCCAGGGTCCTATGACGCTTGGATGAGAGCACGTATGGGCGGCTCTTCTACAATCACCACATCTTCATCTGTCCAACAAGATGCTCAGAATCAATGGCTCAAAGCAGAGGAGAAAATGGCAACAAAGGCCCAAGCAAGTGGAAAAGTCTCTTTTGATACAGTAAGAGTGATCCATGCTACTTTGACAGCCAAAGATGGAGATGTTCAAAATCCAGGCGAGGTTCGCAACCGCAGAGCTAAATCAAGTCTAGCCCATCAGGAATATCCAACACACTGTCATAACCTTGATGAAAAAGCTCAGGGTTACGGTTTGTGGTTAGACACACAATTGAAATCTTGTGAAAGAGGTGATAAAAGCGTTATCTTAACAGCTGCACAGGCTTACCAACGTCTTGTCTCCATTCATCCATTTGAGAACGGAAACGGACGTATTTCCAGGCTGATGATGGACTTTGTTCTAGAGCGCTTTGGTCTTCCTCCAGCAGCTCTTGGAAAGAATGTTCTTGATGCTGTTTATGCATTAGATTCAAAAAAACCAGAAGCAGGTGAGGCTTTTGTTCTAAAAGTCTTCCAAGGTGTTCAAACAAGTCACAAAACCATTAATGGGAAATAA
- a CDS encoding transposase, translated as MWTVLFPPAPGGGEKVDYGYKGKGVLLHLLIDKNGNAIAITTTDAKGDEKQEVSRLLTQLPLKSLKGRVVVLEADKGYDAGWLRQFLLNMGIFPLIPYRKIKGRWAPEINEVTHFFKLSPQRWKVERAFAWLKRRCRRLLMRWERLFVIWNGLVILGVVYTWIKNLVG; from the coding sequence CTGTGGACGGTTCTTTTTCCCCCCGCTCCAGGAGGAGGGGAAAAAGTTGATTATGGTTATAAAGGCAAGGGAGTTCTGCTTCACTTGCTTATCGATAAAAACGGCAATGCAATAGCCATTACAACTACCGATGCAAAGGGGGATGAAAAACAGGAAGTTAGCAGATTGCTTACACAGCTTCCATTAAAGTCACTCAAAGGGCGAGTAGTTGTTCTTGAGGCAGACAAAGGTTATGATGCAGGCTGGTTACGTCAGTTTTTGTTAAACATGGGAATATTTCCTCTAATTCCCTATCGGAAAATCAAAGGAAGATGGGCGCCAGAAATTAACGAAGTTACCCATTTCTTCAAATTGAGCCCACAACGCTGGAAGGTAGAACGAGCTTTTGCTTGGTTAAAAAGACGTTGTCGTCGGCTATTGATGCGATGGGAGCGTTTATTCGTGATATGGAATGGATTGGTAATATTGGGGGTAGTTTATACTTGGATAAAAAATTTAGTTGGATAG
- a CDS encoding polysaccharide deacetylase family protein: MLLSLLYHRVGNGKYANPLSFFKEHFSWIQESYNTLHPGDPLGKEDVLCLTFDDATFDFYHYIFPLLKTFELKAVLSVPTAYIPDQTTLSTEMRLEKIETLQSDHPPLPSPAYCTWSELEEMHNSGLVHIASHSVNHVPLTDERVDPEHELCSSKTLLEKMLNTQITTFVYPYGKFNTAVHFLAKKHYSYIMRIGNAINFNWQNRNQLIYRINADAAAHPKAPFHPSKRIKYLLRYLFNTLRKK; this comes from the coding sequence ATGCTACTCTCTCTACTTTATCACCGCGTCGGAAACGGTAAGTACGCGAACCCACTCTCCTTCTTTAAAGAGCACTTTTCTTGGATCCAAGAAAGCTATAATACCCTTCACCCCGGTGACCCCCTTGGAAAAGAAGATGTCCTATGCCTTACTTTTGACGACGCAACCTTTGATTTTTATCACTACATTTTCCCCCTCTTAAAAACCTTCGAGCTCAAAGCCGTTCTCTCCGTTCCAACCGCTTACATCCCTGATCAAACAACTCTTTCTACTGAAATGCGGCTAGAAAAGATCGAAACCCTTCAGAGTGATCACCCCCCTCTCCCCTCTCCTGCCTATTGTACATGGAGCGAATTAGAGGAGATGCACAACTCTGGACTCGTTCATATCGCTTCTCATTCGGTCAATCACGTTCCTTTAACAGACGAAAGAGTCGATCCTGAGCACGAATTATGCAGCTCTAAAACCCTTCTCGAAAAAATGCTAAACACACAGATTACAACTTTCGTCTACCCCTATGGAAAATTCAATACAGCAGTCCACTTTCTAGCAAAAAAGCATTATTCCTACATCATGCGTATTGGCAACGCCATTAACTTCAATTGGCAAAACAGGAATCAACTCATCTACAGAATCAATGCCGATGCCGCAGCTCACCCCAAAGCCCCATTTCACCCCTCTAAACGGATCAAATACCTACTACGATACCTTTTTAACACCCTCCGCAAAAAATAA